The Prevotella scopos JCM 17725 genomic sequence AAATAAATTTGTAGATATGGAACTATTAGAAGTTCCAAAAAATCTTGATATAAGTAAGCTGCAACCATTAGTTGTAGAAGATTCTTTGGAGTCAATAAGAACAATTGATGGTAAGGAAAAAGAGGTTGTCGTACCTATGGGTACGTATGTGTTTGATAGAACTATAGGAAAGTATGGTGGATATAGAATTCCTTTGAAATAAGCATGAAAAGAAATATAATATTAATATTCTTAATAAGTTTAGTCCTGAATTCTTGTCAGATTTCAGGGCTAACTTCGGGCTATTCGCATTTATCAAGGCAACAGAAAACTAAGGTGATTGATTACAAAGGGAATATAGAAGATATAACAGATAACACAAAGATATATACGATTACTGTTAAACAAGTAAAGGATTATATTTTATCACATGAGAAAGTGCTTGTATATAATTATACTCCATATTGTAAATCACAGTATTGTTGCTCTCCTAACTTGTTAGTGTCTTTATGTGAAAGACAAGGTATAAAAGTTCTTGTTATAGCAAATGTCTATGATGACATCTTCAAAAGAATTAATAATGGCTTCCCACTATTGATGATAAATACTAAGCCATATTCTAAATGGCGCTGGAAATATACGGATAGGTTTTATTATGATCTGATAGGATATATAGGTAAAGATATTGATTATGCATCATTTCATTATTTTATAAATGGAACCTATATCAAAAGTTTTAAAGATTTTAAAGATATAGGACAAGAATCGTAACTATTCAGCGATCATGAATGTTGAATATCAAAAACTTATACACAGCTGCCACACAAGGAACAGACCAATTCAAACGTAACGAAACCATAAGGCTGTGGGTAGATATAGCCTTTGACCATCCGACAGATAACAAGACTATAACGACCACTGATAAGATTATATCTTCGGACAAGTGCGATATGTTCTTTAATAAGTGCATATACTACGATGACCAAATAACAGCAGGAAATATGACCACGCAGCACGTAAAGAACACGCTTCGGAAAATCCTCCGTGACGAATTTAATATCAAATAGATATGAACGCAGGTGTTTTAATGATGCTTTTCGTCATCGCAATAGCCAATATTGGCGGTATTTACTTTTACATCAACGACAAAAAGGAAAACTAAGAACAAAAACTTGCATCTGATGCAAGTCTATTCCCACCACATGCAAGATTTTGTGTGAGGTGGGATTTTTGTTTATAGGGGTCGTTTCGTTTCTCTTCACTCGTGCGCATGGTGTTCCGTTCCTCCACACCTCGGGCGCACATCTAACCACTCCGTTTCATGGTGCTATCGCTGTGGGGGCTATGCTGCCCCCTACCCCCCCCTTCTAACATTTTCCCCTGCCGGATTGCTTGCATATTTAGAATGTTTTTGTACCTTTGCTGGCAGGTAAACGCTGTGTGCAGGTTATAGCCCACTATAACCCTTATAGGGTTGTGGGCTCTCCGAGAGCAGGGGGCTGCACCCCCTTGACCCCTGCTGCTACTCCATGACACCCCCTACTGAAAAAAATGAAAATCATGAAGCAACAGACATCAATCCACGTGCAACCCGTCAAGGGTGGAAGCGAACAACACAACAAGAGGGAAAAGGAACTCGACTACATTCGCCCCGAACTCTCCCACCTCAACGAGTATTGGGAGAAAGACACACAGACGGATCGACTTGAAAATATCAAGTCGAGATATCTCAAATCGACAGGTCAAAAAATGCAATCCAAAGCCACCCCGATACGTGAGGCGGTCGTGGTCATCAAGTCCGAAACGACAATGGAAGATTTGAAAAGGCTGTCCGATGCGTACCGCCAGCGGTTCGGGATAGACACTTTTCAAATTGCAATCCACAAGGACGAGGGCTATCCAAAGGGAGAATGGAAGCCTAACCTACATGCACATTTGGTATTTGACTGGACTGACCAAGAGACGGGAAAAAGTCTTAAACTGAAACGTCAAGACATGGTGGAGATGCAGACGATAACAGCGGAAGTCCTGCAAATGGATAGAGGGGTGTCGAGCGACAAGCAGCACCTGACGGCACAACAGTACAAATCTTTTGCCGAGGAAGCTAAATTAAAGCAGCTGGAGGAAGAGAGGGTAAGGAAAGAAAAGCAGATGAAAGAAGAGTTGGAGCGTTTCAAGGTGTCCAAGGCACGCAAGGAAGCAGCCATAGAGACCGCAAAAACGCTTTCTGAGGGCGTTAAAGGTCTTTTCGGGCAGAGTTCCAAGGATAAACAGATAAAAACCCTTAAAACGCAATTAAATACCCGAGAAAAAGAAATATTTAATCTAAAGGCTGAACAGATAGGACAGTTGGGAAGTGCCACACAGAAGATAGACAAAGCCTATCAAGAGGGATTTAATAAAGCCTATGGGGAAGTATATAATCTACAAGCCCAACTCAAAAAAGCCAAGGAGCTGGCAGCAGACGCCCAAAAATACAGAGCAGATATAGAAAAATTCCAAAGCATTCCTATCATAGCAAGATGCATCAACGCAATCCGTAGTTATGTAAGACACATAAACGGACGCTTTGATGCGGAGGACAAACGTCTGTTATCTTTCGTCATGCAGGGCGACTCAGACGCAGCCGAGAAGCTAAAAGACGCAGCCTATTATGGGTGTGGCATAATAGGGCAATACCAATACGGCTCAAAATGGGACCAAGCGGAAAGGGAATTGAGAAATATTGCCAACGGAGTAAGGGAAGAAGAGCAACAACGAAATAGGGGACTAAGAAGATAGCCCCTACTTGTCATCATAATGCCCCTCCAACTCCAACACATAGACCTCGATAATATCATCATAAATATCATAGATCATTCGGTCATGGGCGGTGATGTGGCGAGACCATGTAATGTCATCACCACCCTTTAATGCTTCGGGGTGTCCAAGTCCCGAACGAGGGTGTTCCATTAATTCAGATAAAATTTTAGCATATTTCTTAAAGGCGGTAGGATTAGACTTCTTCCACTTCTTAGCTACTTTATTCGCTTGTGACGAAAATCTTAAGTCGTAAATCATAGAGATGTTAAGTATGCGTTAAGTTCCTCTTTTCCACGTACGGTTATACACTCTCCTGCTTTAATTTCTGCTCTTGCCTTATCTATCCTTGCTTGGAGTTCGGGAGTAATGGTAAAATCATCGTCCGATACCGGAACAAGCGTATAAGCCTGCTTCTTACTCCTGCGAATAATAACTTTTTCGCCTTGGTCTGCCAACTCAAACACATGTGCCTGCTGACTTCTAAACTCTCTTGATGTAAAATTTAATACTGCCATAATTTTATTTTTTGCAAAGATAAGAGTTTTCTATTAATAAAACAAGAAAAATGTACCAAATTTGGTACACCGCCATAAAAACGTTATGTTTTTAGTACCCCCAACCCCCAAGGGGGCTGCTTGCTTTCCCTTTGATTTTCAATGACTTGCATAGTTTTTTTTTCGGGCGCTGCCCTCTAAAAAACCTATACTTTGTTTATAGCATGGTATGTTATATGCTTATCAACATTTGTAAAAAGCTGAAAATCAAACATATAAACCACTAATATATGAGTTTTACAATACTAATATATGAGTTTTACAATACTATTTTAATACTTTATATATGAGTTTTACAATACTAATAATGATTTTTATTTTGTTTTCTCATAAATTATTTGTATATTTGCATTGTAATTGTAAATCAAAGACTTATGGATAAAAGATTATTTGATGCACAGCTTAAGGCTGCAGAAGTGCAAGGACTATTAGCCCACATAGCTAAGAACGTAAACTACAAGCAAGATTTGGAGGAGCCGGCTACACGTAATATCGATGTTATAAACGCTACTCTTTCAGAAGTCTGCCAAATGCTCGAAAAGCTAAACCAAGAACTAACAAATCAGTAATAACAAAAGACAATGGCAAGACCTGTTGAAGAAAACAAGAATGTTATTCAGTCCTATATGCTTACGGCTGCTCGATACGATTTTAGCGTATATGAAAAGCGTATCTTATACCGCCTTGTGGAGTTGGCACAAGCAGAATTGCAGGGTAAGGACTTTGTGGAATGGATTGGTATGAAAGTTGAAACAAATCTGTTCGGGGACAAGGATATCACAATGCCAGTGCGTTGTATTCTTGCCAACGAGGAAGACAAAAATTATGTTTTGGCAAAGAAAGCCTTTAAAGCTATGTCAAGCCGTACTATCGAGCAGACTAAAGGAAATGTTTGGTATCTCGACCACATGCTGGAGAGAGTAAGGGTAAATTTGGGTACTGGAGTAGCAAAATTCCGTGTATCTCCTAACGTCTGGAACATAGTATTAGACTTCACAAAGGGGTATCGCAAATATGAATTAAAAACTACGATGCAGTTTAAATCTGTCTATTCGATGCGGTTCTATGAACTCCTAAGCGGACAAACGAACCCCTTAAAGTATTCTATCGAGGAATTTCGCAAAATGTTCTCACTTGAAAAGAAATTTAAGGCTGTTGCTGATATCGAAAGATATGTTCTTGAAGTAGCCCAAAAGGAACTTGACGAAAGCAGCCCTTATTCGTTCTCTTGGGAAAGGCAGGAAGTTTCATCGAGGGGGCGCAATGGAAAGAAAGTTGTCGGTTACACGTTCTATCCAAAGTATATTCAGAAGAACAAAGACCCACAGCTTGAAAAGAAAGAACTGCAAGCAAAGGTTGGCAACATTGCAGGTGCTTATGGAATGCTTGACAGGGCTGTATCTGATTATCTTCTGTACAATCTGAATATGACCAAAGAAGAAATAAACGCTAACAAAGCTTTATTCTTGACGGCTCAACAGACATTGCCAAACCTTGTCGAACACCTTGCAGACCTAAGAGAAAGAGCTGTACGAAGTGGCAAAGGAACAGGGTGGATAATCAACGGACTAAAAGGTAAATTAAAAGAAATAAAGGATCTGGAGGAATTATGAAATAGAGGGCTGTTCTCTTAGCCCTCTATCTTATACCATAATGATTAGCATTTAAAATATATACGATATTGTTATATTAAAAGTTCTATTATAAAGTGATGGTGTAGAAAACATTTTCTCTTTTTTTTCAGGATGAGTTAATTGAG encodes the following:
- a CDS encoding relaxase/mobilization nuclease domain-containing protein translates to MKIMKQQTSIHVQPVKGGSEQHNKREKELDYIRPELSHLNEYWEKDTQTDRLENIKSRYLKSTGQKMQSKATPIREAVVVIKSETTMEDLKRLSDAYRQRFGIDTFQIAIHKDEGYPKGEWKPNLHAHLVFDWTDQETGKSLKLKRQDMVEMQTITAEVLQMDRGVSSDKQHLTAQQYKSFAEEAKLKQLEEERVRKEKQMKEELERFKVSKARKEAAIETAKTLSEGVKGLFGQSSKDKQIKTLKTQLNTREKEIFNLKAEQIGQLGSATQKIDKAYQEGFNKAYGEVYNLQAQLKKAKELAADAQKYRADIEKFQSIPIIARCINAIRSYVRHINGRFDAEDKRLLSFVMQGDSDAAEKLKDAAYYGCGIIGQYQYGSKWDQAERELRNIANGVREEEQQRNRGLRR
- a CDS encoding Txe/YoeB family addiction module toxin translates to MIYDLRFSSQANKVAKKWKKSNPTAFKKYAKILSELMEHPRSGLGHPEALKGGDDITWSRHITAHDRMIYDIYDDIIEVYVLELEGHYDDK
- a CDS encoding replication initiation protein; the protein is MARPVEENKNVIQSYMLTAARYDFSVYEKRILYRLVELAQAELQGKDFVEWIGMKVETNLFGDKDITMPVRCILANEEDKNYVLAKKAFKAMSSRTIEQTKGNVWYLDHMLERVRVNLGTGVAKFRVSPNVWNIVLDFTKGYRKYELKTTMQFKSVYSMRFYELLSGQTNPLKYSIEEFRKMFSLEKKFKAVADIERYVLEVAQKELDESSPYSFSWERQEVSSRGRNGKKVVGYTFYPKYIQKNKDPQLEKKELQAKVGNIAGAYGMLDRAVSDYLLYNLNMTKEEINANKALFLTAQQTLPNLVEHLADLRERAVRSGKGTGWIINGLKGKLKEIKDLEEL